The sequence TACAAAGTTATATAAGACGCTTCACACGAGGCGTCTTTTTCATGCGCACAAAAAAAGCAGTACACAAAGTACTGCCTTTGGGGATGGTAATAGTAACGGAACGGATCAGGACATATGTCCGTATCAGAGGCAAAAGAAATTGTTTAAATGAAGGAGAATTTCTTTTAACCCAAACTTAAGCATAGCCCTTGCTTAAGGTCTCTATATAAGTAAAAATTTCGTGAAACGAGAGCTGGGTAGCCCGAAGGCCTACGAAGGAGAACCTCCTAGATCACATTCCGGTAGTTCAAGTACCTAAGTACTTACTATTAACTACGACTTCATTGTACCATTTAAGCATAAGAAAGTCAATAGCATTGTAACATTCAGTTAAATTATTTTTTGCTAATCTCATATCTAATGTCTTCTTTCTTTATTAATATTTCTCAGATCTGAGTCTGAATGTTGCGAGCTGTGGGTCGAGCGCCTTTCTGTATGTCAGCTCTAAACATTCAGTTAAATTATTTTTTGCTAATCTCATATCTAATGTCTTCTTTCTTTATTAATATTTCCCAGATCTGAGTCTGAATGTTGCGAGCTGTGGGTCGAGCGCCTTTCTGTATGTCAGCTCTAAACATTCAGTTAAATTATTTTTTGCTAATCTCATATCTAATGTCTTCTTTCTTTATTAATATTTCCCAGATCTGAGTCTGAATGTTGCGAGCTGTGGGTCGAGCGCCTTTCTGTATGTCAGCTCTAAACATTCAGTTAAATTATTTTTTGCTAATCTCATATCTAATGTCTTCTTTCTTTATTAATATTTCCCAGATCTGAGTCTGAATGTTGCGAGCTGTGGGTCGAGCGCCTTTCTGTATGTCAGCTCTAAACATTCAGTTAAATTATTTTTTGCTAATCTCATATCTAATGTCTTCTTTCTTTATTAATATTTCCCAGATCTGAGTCTGAATGTTGCGAGCTGTGGGTCGAGCGCCTTTCTGTATGTCAGCTCTAAACATTCAGTTAAATTATTTTTTGCTAATCTCATATCTAATGTCTTCTTTCTTTATTAATATTTCTCAGATCTGAGTCTGAATGTTGCGAGCTGTGGGTCGAGCGCCTTACTGTAATGTCAGCTCTAAAACATTGAAATTTTCGCTCCATTAAAAACTTTCTTCCTATATATATGCATATACCCTCGCAGATAATATATACATAAGAGAACACATTGATATATATCCTTCATATATATATCACGTCAGATATATATGAGCTTCCTTTATATATAACAGCCAGTTATGGTATATGAAGCCTACTACTACATATGAGCCGCACAAGATAAACACGCGTGCTATGGTATATGAGGCCTACTACTACATAGGTAAAAAATCGTTTGCGCGCAGCGAGACAAAAAATTTAGCAGCAATTGAAGTTTGTAACACACTCTTAACATATGTGAGATATATTATGTGGTATAATGTATTTGTAAATAGTTACCACCGACAATATATGAAGATGTATGAGCTTGACAAGCTTGAATCTTACGGACTAATAATTGTACTGAGACTAATAATTGTTCATAAGAGTGGTTATATAGACTCTTGTTCGCAATTATTTAGAGCTGACATTACAGTAAGGCGCTCGACCCACAGCTCGCAATATTTGAAATGAGAATTCCAATTATTTAGAGCCGACTTGCTAAAAGGGCCAGGCCCACAGCTCGCAACAATCAAAATTAAAATTTCAATTGTTTAGAGCGGCCATACAGTAAGGCCCATCTTTCAAGCTCGCAACATTCGGCATTCGATCTAGGAAGTACTTTTAAAGAAAGAACATATTCCATATAAAACAAAATTCAACGGAGTTTAACCGAATGTTACAAGTTTGTTAAATTACTCGAATACATCTTGCAATATATCGTCGTAGATGGTATAATACATTAAGAGTGTAGGCTTTTCCTACACAAATACAAAAGGAGGTCATTAGACATGAGTAAAAAATTACTTGCACTATTACTAGCTATGATTATGGTAATAGGCTCATTTACTTCAGTTCTTGCTGATACTACTCCTAAAGCTGACGAAAAGAAAGCTGAAGAAGTAAAGACAGACAAGAAAGACGAAGCTAAGCCTGAAGAAAAGAAAGACGAAGCTAAGCCTGAAGAAAAGACTGAAGAAAAGAAAGAAGAAAAGAAGGAAGAACCTGCTAAGGACGAAGCTTTAGACAGAGCTATGGAAGTTCTTAAAAAAGCTAAAGTTATCGAAGGTTTCAAAGCCGGCGAAGAAGACTTCAAGGCTGAACAAAACATCACTAGAGCACAATTTGCTGCTATGATCGTTAGAGCAAACAACCTTGCAAAAGCTGCTGAAGCTGCAAAGGTAACTCCTACAGGATTCACTGACGTTCCAGTAACTCACTGGGCAAACGGCTATATCGCTATAGCTAAAAATCAAATGTACGTTAACGGTTATCCAAGTGGCAAGTTCATGCCAGAAGGACAAATCACTTACCAAGAAATGGCAAAGATGTTAGTTTGCGCTCTTGGCAAGGGAGAAGTTGGAGACATTTGGCCAACAAGCTACATCGTTAAAGCTCAATCATTAGGATTATTAAACGGCGTTACAGCTCCAGTATTCACTGAAAAGGCTACTAGAGGCGACGTATTCAAGATGCTTTACAACATGATGAACAGCAAAGAATTCGGAAACAGAAAGATTCTTAAAGCTATCGTTCTAGAAAACTCTAGAGTTGAAAACCTAGCTGATGACGAAGTAACTGTTGAAGTTATCGACGTTGTTCAAAAAGCTGAATGGGTAGAAAAAAGCAGATCAAATGATAAGAAGGGTGACCAACACACTTACAAACTTGACAAAGACCTTATGTTAGATGCTGAAGACTTACTTGGTAAAGTAGTTGACATCACAGTTGACCAAAACGACAAGATCGTTGAAGTAAAAGTTGATAAAACTTATGACTACGTAGAAGGTTCTATTGATGGTGTAGGTCCTAGAAAATTCGTTTTAGATGATAACACTTACAGCGCTGCATTTGATGAAAGATATTATTCAAGAGACGAAAGAATCTTCAGAACATATCTAAACAATGAAGACTACACATATGCAGACTTCGCTAAAAAGTTTAAAGAAAACAAATACGATTTTGCTAGAGCAACAGTTAAGAACGGTAAGGTTATCTTCATCGATGCTTACAATTTCAACGACATCGCTCCAGTAGTAGAAGTTAAAGACGGCGCAGTTTACTATCGTGACGATGCATGGGCTGCAAATGTTGTTAAAGCTTCAAAACTTAACGACAGAGTTGTTTTCCATGACGCTAAGGGATTCTCAGTAGCTGAAAGAAAAGCTATCGCAAAGGATGACGTTATCCACTTCTACAACGATTATAAAGATGCTATCGTTAGAAAAGACGCTAAGGTTGAAGCAAAATTAGACAAAACTCTTTTAAAAAGAGATGGCAGCGAATGGATTGTATTAGGTAAGGATGAATATATTCTAAATTCAGATGAACCACTACAAGCTATTTATAGCTATGAAGGTAAAAAATATTTAGTTCTTAAAGATGGCGACAGATCACTAGTTGATGGTATGCGTGGAGAAAACGTTAAAGTATTAGTTGCTTTAGACGGTTCAGCACAACTTATCGAAGGAACTAAAGCTTGGAACGACGGTATTAACGCTATAACAAGAATCACTTCAAGAGGAGAAGTTAAGTTCTTACCTTCAACAGGAGAAGAATTCTGGGCAGAAGAAACAAGAAATACAAGATATGTTGTTGATAAAACATCAAATAATAATAGATTACTTGATTTCAATGAAAATGATATAGTTTACCTAGCTAGAGGAGAAAAAGAAGAAATCTCTTATATGGGAAGACTTATCAAAGCTGGCGCATATCCACTTCATCCATATGCAAAGATGAACGGCAGATTCATAATGCTTGATACAAATAAGACAACTCAAAGAACTTACAGATATTTCTCTAATCTACATGCATATGCATTAGATAAAGATGGAAACTTACACCAAGTTGGAGATCTTAACAAGTTTATTGCTGACAACAGCGATAATAAAGATTTAAAAGCTTATGTAATGTCTGAAAAAGATCTTAAGGATACACTAGAAGACAAAAATACATTTGATCTTAACACTTATAAGTTCTTAAGCGATGATGAAAATCTTGCTAGCATTGTAATATTTAAGGATGCTGTAATAACATTTGACGCTGATTATGATTATGTTGAAGTTATAAAGACTTGGAACAACAAGACAGCTATAGATGTTATGGACTCTCACAACAATGTATTTACACTAGAATTAGTTAACGATGTTGACGCTAAATACAATTTTGGCAATGGAGACATAGTTAAAATTAAAGTTAATAAAGATTCTAAGGATGTTAAAAAAGGTTGTGTAGTTGGAGTTGAAATTCCAGTAGGCGCTAAGAAGTATTCAATTGAAGAAGGTAAATATCCACAAACATACAAGATTGGCGAAGACACTTACAAGTGGGATGCTAAACAAGTTGTATTCTATCCAAATGCATCAAAGACTGTTCAATTTACTAAAGATAAATATGGATTTATCAAGGTAATGAGATTTGTTAGAGACGGTGGTACAGTTTACACTAACATTCTTGATCAAGCTGCAGTAACAGCTTCAGGAAACTATGTAATTGTATTGAAAAACTCTAAGGGTGAGTTCGTTGCTAACTATTATGTAAACGATGATACAAGATTTGAAGATGAAACAGGCAGACCATTAGGATTTGGACACTGGGCTGTAGCTAGTTTCAATGCTTTGTACGGCGAAGGAACTGTTAAAGTTATAACTGATGGTAGATACGCTTCATTAGTAAAAGGATTAAAGAAGAAAGCTGCATTTGATGAAGACATGTTAAAGGCTGAATTAAACGAAAAAGTTAGAGATACAGTTGTAGCTCTTGGCAATATTGAGTTTGATTCATCTAAGAACACTGATACAGCAAAACTTGATGCATTTGCTGCAGAAGTTAAAAAAGCTTTAGAAAAAGTATTCAATAAGACTGGAGAGTCTGTTGTTGCAGCCTCAGCTACAGGTTCACCAGCATCTGTTAAAGTTACTGTAACTACAACTGGCAAAACTATTACTTTAGTTTCAACAATAGATGCTAAAGAGATTACAACAAAAATAACAGGTACAATACCTGCTATACCTGCTATGCCTGGTACACCTGGTGCACCAGCTGTTACAGCAAGTACAGAAGCTAAGAATGCTTACAAAGCTAACACAACAGTTGATGAAGATAAAGCTGCTAAAAAAGCTGTAGAACTAATGGAATATGCATTAAATAATGCTAGTGATCCAATAGTTGTAGGTGCAGATCCTAATCCAGGTCCTGCTTACGCATTAGCAGAAGTAGAAGGATTCATTAAAGCAGCTATGTCAAAAGCAGATGTTAAAAACTTTGACTTAAGTAAAGTAACATTAGTAGCTGCTGCAGATTCTACTCACCCAGTAGCATCTTTAACACATGTTGCTGATGATAAATATACTTTAGTATTCTATTACACATTAAGTTCAGGTTTACAACAAAGTAACTCAGTAAATATTAGATTAGTTAAATAATTAACCTAATTAAAATAAAGAAGGAGGGTCTTATGACCTTCCTTTTTTTGTACGATAATTTATAATAGATTAGAATAAGAGCCTATTCAAATTAGCAATGGGCTCTTTTATTTTGCGTGATATTACTTAGTATAATTGATAATAATATGTAAAAAAGTGCAGTTTTAGTAAATTTTATACTAAAACTGCACTATTTTGTGGTGGCACACATAATTTTCTCCTTTTTTGAAACATAAAATACTTACACTAGTGATATGTCATATTGACCATTATGACTTGTATACGTCTATCTAATTACAAGCTAAATGATTTGTTTGCTACGGCAACTGCGATAAAAGCACCTATAACATCTTTTAGTACATCATAGTATTCATTCATATTTTTTCCCAGATTAGATATCCAAGCAACTTCTGTTTTAATCATTTGCATACAAGTAAATTTATATACAAATATAAAACCAATTAATGAATATATGAGTTTTTTCCAACGTTCATTTTTCAAGTTTTGTTTGTCTTTGCTTTCTTTGTCCATGCATCGCACCTCCTTTACTTTATATTTTTAACCTCCTTTCCCTAATAATATTTATACATATCACTATATAGTATTATAACACAAACTTTGTATTTTGTCAAGTCTTATTTTTCTAGAACTCAGTAATTAAGCGAGCTATAGGCTTCTATAGCAGCCCATAGTTATTTAATCTTTTGCATATAATTTTTGCTTTAAAGTTATTACTGAATAATTTATTGTTGACAAATTCTTTTAATTGTTATATATTTTATTTAATTAAGATGTGAGGTGGAGTGTATATATGAATGAATTTTTTAAATCTCATATGTGGCCAGTAATTACGCTATTAATTGGAGGAGTTTTTCAATTTTTACTAACTTTGGCAACTGATAAAATAAAAGATAAGAAGGATAAAGAAAATGAAAGGAGAAAGTGTCTAAAAAAGTCTTATGATTATATTTTAAAGTATCTTAACAAGATACCGATTACCACAACAAAGGATGTTCTTAATAGCATGAGAGATTCCACTAGGTATGATGGATTAGAAACAAGTGATATTATATATAAAATGTATTCTGATTTGGAAAAATATGATTCTAACAAAGAGAAGCATGTTGATGAAATCAAAGAGCTTGAAGATAATATTGATCTACTTAAATATAATGAAAGAATGTATAGAGAAGCATGCGATATAGCGGAAGAATTTAAAAGCAAAGAGTATGAAGTTTTTAATTTATATGCTTCTAGAGAGGTTAAAATGGCTTGGTCACTTTTAAAAGTTATAGTGGACAGTGGCTATAAAAGAGATTCTAAAGGCGAATATAAAGCATTTATAATTGAGACTGATGATATAAATTTTGATAATAAATTTGTTGATGCTTATGAAAAACTGTATTCAGCAATAAGGAAAGATCTTGATATTAAAATCGATAATGATATAATTACTAAGAATTAGTGACGTAATTAATAAACCCACGCTTCAAAACTCTCTCTACACGTTTTATTTATAAAAGAAGACCCGTAGTACTCTCTATCATTTACTGAGTGCTACGGGCCTTTTATATGCTCTTAGGGGTATAAGTTTATTCCTGTCTTATGTTTTATCTGATTTAGTTGCAATTTGAAATAAGGATGCCATTATCCATTTCTTATTTCAGAAACTTTAGCTCTTTAATCTTGCACAAAAAAAGAGGACTTCTCGTCCTCTTATCTTCAATATTCAATTTTATGCGTTTTTCTTGCGCTTTGCTGTGAGGCCATCTTCTATGCGATCACAGTCTTTAATTCTGTCTCTGATGGTTCTTCTCTTGCTTTGTACTCTGACTTTGCCAAGGCCTTTCATATACACGGCGTTGTCTTCTATATCGTAGATGAGGTCTCTGTTTAGGTAGAGCATACAGCCATCGTTTCTCGACCTTACTTCTCTACACTTGATGCCTACGAGTTTGGTGCCATCAACGACTACGGCGAGTCCGGTTTTCTTCTTTGTAACGGTTTTCGCCCACGCTTTGTAGAGTCTCTCTTCGATGAGTCCTTCTCTAAATATCCTCGATATCGCTGTCCTTATGGATACGCCAAGGTTCTCTGCTGTGATGTCGTCGTATATGGCGACTGTTGTGTTGATCCCGTCTTTGTCGTAGCCGGGTACGAGTGCTAATAAGTTCTTTTCTTTCATATCTTCTTACCTCCATGATATCTTTCCGGTATAGTCTATTATAGTCCACTTGACGCTCTATGTCAATAGCTAATGTCTTCTTTTTCTGAAAATATTTGCCATTGTCTTAAAAATCATACTTTATGCTTAGCTGTATTTTTTATATTTGCGTCTAAGCTTTTTTAGTAGTGCTGTGACTTTTTTGTGTGCGGTGCTTTTGGAGCAGTGGAGTTCTTTGCCTATGTCTTCGAAGCTCATCTCGGTGTAGTATCTAAGGTAGATAAGCTGGGTCTCCTCGGCTGTAAGGCTTTTAAATATATTACCAAGGCTGTCTTTTCTAAAGAGTGCCTCGAAGTCGTCCATGCTTGTTTCGTCTTCTACGAGGAAGGCGTCTTCGCCTAGGGTGCACTCCTCGGTTTTCTTCTTATACTTATTAAGCAGGTGGTACTTGATGCGTGAGGCGATGAGGGCGAGGGCGTGTGCTCCGTGACTCTCTCTAAAGTCTAGCATGGCTTCTAATACTACGACTAGGAGCTCTTGCACGAGGTCGTCTCTATCTTTTGCAAGTGGGTAGTAGCGCGCGATGCTACTAAGTATAAGTGGCATGAGCCTTTCTAAAACTGTGGGCGCTATTTCCTTCATCTCTTGGTATCTGATTGCGACTGTATCAAAATCAATGTACATATGCATCTCTCCTTTCTTATCTTAAGTATAAGGATATGCATATCTTCTCTCAAATGATGAGTCGCGTGCATAATATGTGAGTGCGTGCATATATTGGTCACTTAGGATTGATATTGGACACTTAAGTGCACGCTAGCACTATTATCATAGTGGGTCCGCGTAGGAAACGAAGGCGCGTTTTAGTATATATAGGGTGTAAGGCTTAAGGCTTTACGAGATGAAAGGAGGTGAGATGATGGTTAAGACTTCTGTTAAATTATTCTTCGACGGCATGGGTAAGGACAACGCTGTAAGAAAGTTCTCTAGAACTGTAAACTACGTTGACAACACTGCTTCGAATGAGGACCTAAAGGTGTTTAAGGATGCTTTTACTGCTCTTTTAGGTAAGGAGATTAACAAACTACAAAAGATTAGTGTAACTGATCTATAGTTGTAGGCAAATTTATGGAAAGGAGGTGAGATAATGAAGAGATTACAATTAAGCTTTAAATGTGAGGACGGCAAGCCATATTCTATGTCTGTACAAGATCCTAAAGAGGGTCTTACAGCTGAAGAGGTTAAGAACGCACTAAAGACTATCGTTGAAAAGTCTTTACTTGTGAATAAGAACGACTCTAAGGTTATGTTGCTTGTTGGAGCGAAGAATGTTGAGACTAAGACTGAAGTCTTATTCTAACTATTTCACATTGAAATTTTACAGGGAACTTGTTCGCTTTTCGGCAATGCCCTGGGTACATTTGTACAGTTAAGTCCTTGCACCAAGAGAACGAGTGAAACGAAGTTCGATTGGCTATGCATGCCTTATGCCAGAGTTTACAAAGGTATGGAGCGTTAGCGAACATAGCTTTGATTAAACTTACGGCCAAGCTTGCTTCAAAGCTCCACTTCGTCCCCTGCCTAAATTTCCTCTGCGAAATAGCACGCGGGGTAGAGGTTTAGGAGCAGAAAAACAAAATAGTGTAAGTAATTGGGAGAAGGTAGATATACCTTCTCTTTTTTTATCTGCAATATACTGTAAGTGCAGGTATCTGTGGCGAGTACTTTATGTACTTGCTTTTTTTATGCCTCGCCTCTCACCATACACCTCGTTCACTACTATATAGCAAGCGCCCCACTATATACCACGCGAGTATATATATAGGAAGCTTCTCACTATATAGCAAGGGCCTATTATATGCCTCGCAAGCTGTACTTCGAAATTACTATTACCACTCATAATATTAATACTTATCTTGAAAAATATCTCATTATCGGGTATAATAGAGGGTGAAATAAAATAAAGAAGGTGAAAATATGGGATTATTTTCTAAGTTGTTTGGCTCTACTTCTGATAGGGCTATAAAGAAAAATCTAAATCAAACTGAGGCTGTTATGGCTTTGGAGGATGAATACTCTAGATTATCTGACGATGAATTAAAGAATAATACTAATAAATTAAAGGAAAGGCTTAAGGGCGGTGAGACGCTTGACGACATTTTACCGGAGGCGTTTGCAACTGTAAGGGAGGCTTCGAAGAGGGTTCTTGGCATGATGCCATACAGGGTGCAAGTCGAAGGCGGTATCATCTTGCATCAAGGCCGCATCGCTGAAATGAAGACTGGTGAAGGTAAGACTTTGGTTGAGACTATGCCTGCCTTTCTTAATGCGCTTGAGGGCAAGGGTGTGCACATTGTTACTGTGAACGACTACCTTGCTAAGCGTGACAGGGACTGGATGGGTAAGATCTTTGAGTTTCTAGGTCTATCTGTTGGCTGCATCATTCACGATATGTCTAAGGAAGATAGGAAGGTTGCTTACGCGTCTGACATCACTTACGGAACTAACAACGAGTTTGGCTTCGACTACCTAAAGGACAACATGGTTATCTACAAGGATGATATGGTGCAAAGGGAGCTAAACTACGCTATCGTGGACGAAGTTGACTCTATCTTGATAGATGAGGCGAGAACTCCTTTAATAATTTCTGGTCAAGGCGACAAGTCGACTGACCTATACGAGCTTGCGAAGACTTTTGTTTCGAGGCTATCTGTTAGGATTCAAGACCCTGATGAGCATGTAGACCCGCTTGACAGGTTTGTTAAGCCTGAGGTGGAAGAGGTCGAAACTAAGGACTACGTGGTTAATGAAAAGGACAGATCTGTCTTATTAACAGAGCTTGGAACTAAGAAGGCTGAGGAGTTTTTCAAGGTTGAGAACCTCTCTGACATTGAGAATATGGAGATCATTCACCATATCAATCAAGCGATGAAGGCAAGAAGTCTTATGAAGAAGGACAGGGACTATGTTGTGAAGGATGGCGAGATCATCATCGTTGACGAGTTTACTGGCCGTTTGATGTTTGGTAGACGCTACTCTGATGGTCTTCATCAAGCGATTGAGGCGAAGGAAGGCCTTGAGGTTAGAAGCGAGTCGAAGACTTTGGCGACTATCACTTTCCAAAACTACTTTAGAATGTACAAGAAACTTTCGGGTATGACTGGTACTGCGAAGACTGAAGAGGACGAGTTCCAAGACATCTACCACATGGATGTTATCGAGATCCCAACTAACAAGCCTGTAATCAGGGTGGACAATCCTGACGAGATCTACAGAACTGAGGCTGAGAAGTTTAACGCAGTTATTGATGATATAAAGAAGAGGCACGAGAGCGGCCAACCGGTTCTAGTTGGCACTATCAGCATAGAGAAGTCGGAAGAATTATCTAAACTATTAAAAAAGACTGGCATCAAGCACGAGGTCTTGAATGCGAAGTTCCACGACAAGGAAGCGGAGATTGTTGCGCAAGCTGGCCGTTTGGGTCAAGTTACTATC comes from Fenollaria sporofastidiosus and encodes:
- a CDS encoding S-layer homology domain-containing protein, which produces MSKKLLALLLAMIMVIGSFTSVLADTTPKADEKKAEEVKTDKKDEAKPEEKKDEAKPEEKTEEKKEEKKEEPAKDEALDRAMEVLKKAKVIEGFKAGEEDFKAEQNITRAQFAAMIVRANNLAKAAEAAKVTPTGFTDVPVTHWANGYIAIAKNQMYVNGYPSGKFMPEGQITYQEMAKMLVCALGKGEVGDIWPTSYIVKAQSLGLLNGVTAPVFTEKATRGDVFKMLYNMMNSKEFGNRKILKAIVLENSRVENLADDEVTVEVIDVVQKAEWVEKSRSNDKKGDQHTYKLDKDLMLDAEDLLGKVVDITVDQNDKIVEVKVDKTYDYVEGSIDGVGPRKFVLDDNTYSAAFDERYYSRDERIFRTYLNNEDYTYADFAKKFKENKYDFARATVKNGKVIFIDAYNFNDIAPVVEVKDGAVYYRDDAWAANVVKASKLNDRVVFHDAKGFSVAERKAIAKDDVIHFYNDYKDAIVRKDAKVEAKLDKTLLKRDGSEWIVLGKDEYILNSDEPLQAIYSYEGKKYLVLKDGDRSLVDGMRGENVKVLVALDGSAQLIEGTKAWNDGINAITRITSRGEVKFLPSTGEEFWAEETRNTRYVVDKTSNNNRLLDFNENDIVYLARGEKEEISYMGRLIKAGAYPLHPYAKMNGRFIMLDTNKTTQRTYRYFSNLHAYALDKDGNLHQVGDLNKFIADNSDNKDLKAYVMSEKDLKDTLEDKNTFDLNTYKFLSDDENLASIVIFKDAVITFDADYDYVEVIKTWNNKTAIDVMDSHNNVFTLELVNDVDAKYNFGNGDIVKIKVNKDSKDVKKGCVVGVEIPVGAKKYSIEEGKYPQTYKIGEDTYKWDAKQVVFYPNASKTVQFTKDKYGFIKVMRFVRDGGTVYTNILDQAAVTASGNYVIVLKNSKGEFVANYYVNDDTRFEDETGRPLGFGHWAVASFNALYGEGTVKVITDGRYASLVKGLKKKAAFDEDMLKAELNEKVRDTVVALGNIEFDSSKNTDTAKLDAFAAEVKKALEKVFNKTGESVVAASATGSPASVKVTVTTTGKTITLVSTIDAKEITTKITGTIPAIPAMPGTPGAPAVTASTEAKNAYKANTTVDEDKAAKKAVELMEYALNNASDPIVVGADPNPGPAYALAEVEGFIKAAMSKADVKNFDLSKVTLVAAADSTHPVASLTHVADDKYTLVFYYTLSSGLQQSNSVNIRLVK
- a CDS encoding sigma-70 family RNA polymerase sigma factor; translated protein: MYIDFDTVAIRYQEMKEIAPTVLERLMPLILSSIARYYPLAKDRDDLVQELLVVVLEAMLDFRESHGAHALALIASRIKYHLLNKYKKKTEECTLGEDAFLVEDETSMDDFEALFRKDSLGNIFKSLTAEETQLIYLRYYTEMSFEDIGKELHCSKSTAHKKVTALLKKLRRKYKKYS
- a CDS encoding DUF1659 domain-containing protein, which gives rise to MMVKTSVKLFFDGMGKDNAVRKFSRTVNYVDNTASNEDLKVFKDAFTALLGKEINKLQKISVTDL
- a CDS encoding DUF2922 domain-containing protein, which produces MKRLQLSFKCEDGKPYSMSVQDPKEGLTAEEVKNALKTIVEKSLLVNKNDSKVMLLVGAKNVETKTEVLF
- the secA gene encoding preprotein translocase subunit SecA translates to MGLFSKLFGSTSDRAIKKNLNQTEAVMALEDEYSRLSDDELKNNTNKLKERLKGGETLDDILPEAFATVREASKRVLGMMPYRVQVEGGIILHQGRIAEMKTGEGKTLVETMPAFLNALEGKGVHIVTVNDYLAKRDRDWMGKIFEFLGLSVGCIIHDMSKEDRKVAYASDITYGTNNEFGFDYLKDNMVIYKDDMVQRELNYAIVDEVDSILIDEARTPLIISGQGDKSTDLYELAKTFVSRLSVRIQDPDEHVDPLDRFVKPEVEEVETKDYVVNEKDRSVLLTELGTKKAEEFFKVENLSDIENMEIIHHINQAMKARSLMKKDRDYVVKDGEIIIVDEFTGRLMFGRRYSDGLHQAIEAKEGLEVRSESKTLATITFQNYFRMYKKLSGMTGTAKTEEDEFQDIYHMDVIEIPTNKPVIRVDNPDEIYRTEAEKFNAVIDDIKKRHESGQPVLVGTISIEKSEELSKLLKKTGIKHEVLNAKFHDKEAEIVAQAGRLGQVTIATNMAGRGTDIILGGNPEFMAKQAMRRKGLSEEEMAQVDSHEDTKDTEVLKNRKEYEDFVEQYKNELQEEKNKVVASGGLHIIGTERHESRRIDNQLRGRAGRQGDPGSSTFYISAEDDLMRLFGGDKFKNAIDMMNMAEGDSIKSPLLTRLIESAQRKVEGNNYGIRKHVLKYDDVMNKQREVIYTERKKLLEGADFRDNIVSMIKDVIEGFVNTMTFEKADSSEWDFKSLFMHLKAIFDIDMQDVKDLNVNDVHKDELVDMLERCALDSYEAKEKEFTPERFREVERVVLLQVVDEKWMDHIDAMDQLKQGIGLRSMAQEDPARAYAVEGFDMFEAMNEAIKEDTLRILFHVEDPSKVKRREQAKNIKEGFEGDGSDEKKKPYVRKTKKVGRNDPCPCGSGKKYKNCCGRNE